One window of the Trifolium pratense cultivar HEN17-A07 linkage group LG2, ARS_RC_1.1, whole genome shotgun sequence genome contains the following:
- the LOC123906582 gene encoding serine/threonine-protein kinase BLUS1 isoform X1: protein MERISEKRFPLSAKDYKLYEEVGEGVSASVYRALCIPLNEIVAIKVLDLEKCNNDLDGIRREVQTMSLIDHPNLLRAHCSFTAGHSLWVVMPYMSGGSCLHIMKSSFPEGFDEPVIATVLREVLKALVYLHAHGHIHRDVKAGNILLDSNGDVKMADFGVSACMFDTGDRQRSRNTFVGTPCWMAPEVMQQLHGYDFKADIWSFGITALELAHGHAPFSKYPPMKVLLMTLQNAPPGLDYERDKRFSKSFKELVATCLVKDPKKRPSSEKLLKHHFFKHARPTEYLSRTILEGLAPLGDRFRTLKAKEADLLMQNKALYEDMEQLSQKEYIRGISAWNFNLEDLKSQAALIQDADMSNAEEPDTDKKKKDISNDLKVPTEEPSASNHSDGTSTQDKEDGFNNLQDLESSLASFPIKPLQALKGCFDVGDDDVNNTSPTDLDHSYGRIDNECSGPSNLSPKNALTQPKKFLSGSLQPDNAAKKAADGDRDYLQTKYPSERNHSGPLLYRQRRDVNNFPSVDDTSEGAIVQRRGRFKVTSADPSSMGLSNNTSGPVAGSPAPSSPPNQNSMSTSILPSLQCILQQNGLQREEIIKLIKYAEQSYGKSTESIDAGSVDVLQCNFQAPPATPREKELHLQVIQLQQSIGGLVEELQRQKMKNVQLERQLSSIVNKAEK, encoded by the exons GATGGAATTCGGAGAGAGGTACAGACCATGAGCTTGATTGATCATCCAAATCTTTTACGGGCACATTGCTCTTTTACCGCTGGACACAGTCTTTGGGTTGTGATGCCATACATGTCCGGGGGCTCTTGCCTTCATATAATGAAATCTTCCTTTCCTGAGGGTTTTGATGAACCTGTTATTGCAACTGTATTGCGCGAGGTTCTCAAAGCTCTTGTTTATCTCCATGCCCATGGGCACATACATAGAGATGTTAAG GCTGGGAATATTTTGCTTGATTCTAATGGTGACGTCAAAATGGCTGACTTTGGAGTGTCTGCGTGTATGTTTGATACTGGAGACAGGCAACGTTCAAGAAATACTTTTGTTGGAACACCTTGCTG GATGGCTCCTGAAGTTATGCAGCAATTGCATGGATATGATTTTAA AGCAGATATATGGTCATTTGGAATAACAGCACTTGAACTTGCTCATGGTCATGCCCCGTTTTCCAAGTATCCGCCGATGAAA GTTTTGCTTATGACTTTGCAGAATGCTCCTCCAGGTCTTGATTATGAAAGAGACAAGAGATTTTCAAAG TCTTTCAAAGAGTTAGTTGCCACCTGCTTAGTCAAAGACCCAAAGAAGCGTCCAAGTTCAGAAAAGCTTTTAAAGCACCACTTCTTTAAACATGCACGTCCCACCGAATATCTAAGTCGCACTATTCTCGAAGGCCTTGCTCCATTAGGAGACCGTTTTAGAACGCTGAAG GCTAAAGAGGCAGATTTATTGATGCAGAACAAGGCTCTTTATGAGGATATGGAGCAATTATCTCAG AAAGAATATATTCGAGGAATTAGTGCCTGGAATTTTAACTTGGAAGATTTAAAAAGTCAAGCCGCTCTT ATTCAAGATGCAGACATGTCAAATGCAGAAGAGCCAGATAcagataagaagaaaaaagacaTATCAAATGACTTAAAGGTTCCAACAGAGGAGCCATCTGCTTCTAATCATTCAGATGGTACATCCACACAGGACAAGGAG GATGGATTCAATAATCTTCAGGATTTGGAAAGTTCACTTGCTTCATTTCCTATTAAACCTCTTCAAGCACTCAA AGGTTGTTTTGATGTCGGCGATGATGATGTCAATAATACCAGTCCAACAGATTTGGATCACAGTTATGGAAGAATTGATAATGAATGTTCTGGGCCCAGTAATTTGTCGCCTAAAAATGCTTTAACTCAGCCTAAGAAGTTTTTGAGTGGCTCTTTACAACCTGATAATGCTGCCAAGAAGGCTGCCGATGGGGACAG GGATTATCTACAAACAAAATATCCTTCTGAGCGGAATCACAGTGGTCCATTGCTATATCGGCAAAGGAGAGATGTCAACAACTTTCCATCGG TTGATGACACATCAGAAGGAGCAATTGTCCAGCGTAGGGGGAGGTTTAAGGTCACATCAGCAGATCCCAGTTCAATG GGTCTTTCAAACAACACTTCTGGCCCAGTTGCTGGAAGTCCTGCTCCTAGTAGTCCCCCAAATCAGAACTCAATGAGCACTTCTATTCTCCCATCACTGCAGTGCATCTTACAACAGAACGGCTTACAGAGG GaagaaattattaaattgaTAAAGTATGCAGAGCAATCTTATG GTAAGAGTACAGAATCAATAGATGCAGGATCAGTTGATGTTCTGCAG TGCAACTTTCAGGCACCTCCTGCGACACCTAGAGAGAAAGAGCTGCATTTGCAGGTGATTCAACTCCAACAGAG TATTGGGGGCCTTGTCGAGGAACTGCAGagacaaaagatgaaaaatgttCAG TTAGAGAGACAGTTGAGCAGTATTGTCAACAAAGCTGAAAAGTGA
- the LOC123906582 gene encoding serine/threonine-protein kinase BLUS1 isoform X2 — MERISEKRFPLSAKDYKLYEEVGEGVSASVYRALCIPLNEIVAIKVLDLEKCNNDLDGIRREVQTMSLIDHPNLLRAHCSFTAGHSLWVVMPYMSGGSCLHIMKSSFPEGFDEPVIATVLREVLKALVYLHAHGHIHRDVKAGNILLDSNGDVKMADFGVSACMFDTGDRQRSRNTFVGTPCWMAPEVMQQLHGYDFKADIWSFGITALELAHGHAPFSKYPPMKVLLMTLQNAPPGLDYERDKRFSKSFKELVATCLVKDPKKRPSSEKLLKHHFFKHARPTEYLSRTILEGLAPLGDRFRTLKAKEADLLMQNKALYEDMEQLSQKEYIRGISAWNFNLEDLKSQAALIQDADMSNAEEPDTDKKKKDISNDLKVPTEEPSASNHSDGTSTQDKEDGFNNLQDLESSLASFPIKPLQALKGCFDVGDDDVNNTSPTDLDHSYGRIDNECSGPSNLSPKNALTQPKKFLSGSLQPDNAAKKAADGDRDYLQTKYPSERNHSGPLLYRQRRDVNNFPSVDDTSEGAIVQRRGRFKVTSADPSSMGLSNNTSGPVAGSPAPSSPPNQNSMSTSILPSLQCILQQNGLQREEIIKLIKYAEQSYGKSTESIDAGSVDVLQAPPATPREKELHLQVIQLQQSIGGLVEELQRQKMKNVQLERQLSSIVNKAEK; from the exons GATGGAATTCGGAGAGAGGTACAGACCATGAGCTTGATTGATCATCCAAATCTTTTACGGGCACATTGCTCTTTTACCGCTGGACACAGTCTTTGGGTTGTGATGCCATACATGTCCGGGGGCTCTTGCCTTCATATAATGAAATCTTCCTTTCCTGAGGGTTTTGATGAACCTGTTATTGCAACTGTATTGCGCGAGGTTCTCAAAGCTCTTGTTTATCTCCATGCCCATGGGCACATACATAGAGATGTTAAG GCTGGGAATATTTTGCTTGATTCTAATGGTGACGTCAAAATGGCTGACTTTGGAGTGTCTGCGTGTATGTTTGATACTGGAGACAGGCAACGTTCAAGAAATACTTTTGTTGGAACACCTTGCTG GATGGCTCCTGAAGTTATGCAGCAATTGCATGGATATGATTTTAA AGCAGATATATGGTCATTTGGAATAACAGCACTTGAACTTGCTCATGGTCATGCCCCGTTTTCCAAGTATCCGCCGATGAAA GTTTTGCTTATGACTTTGCAGAATGCTCCTCCAGGTCTTGATTATGAAAGAGACAAGAGATTTTCAAAG TCTTTCAAAGAGTTAGTTGCCACCTGCTTAGTCAAAGACCCAAAGAAGCGTCCAAGTTCAGAAAAGCTTTTAAAGCACCACTTCTTTAAACATGCACGTCCCACCGAATATCTAAGTCGCACTATTCTCGAAGGCCTTGCTCCATTAGGAGACCGTTTTAGAACGCTGAAG GCTAAAGAGGCAGATTTATTGATGCAGAACAAGGCTCTTTATGAGGATATGGAGCAATTATCTCAG AAAGAATATATTCGAGGAATTAGTGCCTGGAATTTTAACTTGGAAGATTTAAAAAGTCAAGCCGCTCTT ATTCAAGATGCAGACATGTCAAATGCAGAAGAGCCAGATAcagataagaagaaaaaagacaTATCAAATGACTTAAAGGTTCCAACAGAGGAGCCATCTGCTTCTAATCATTCAGATGGTACATCCACACAGGACAAGGAG GATGGATTCAATAATCTTCAGGATTTGGAAAGTTCACTTGCTTCATTTCCTATTAAACCTCTTCAAGCACTCAA AGGTTGTTTTGATGTCGGCGATGATGATGTCAATAATACCAGTCCAACAGATTTGGATCACAGTTATGGAAGAATTGATAATGAATGTTCTGGGCCCAGTAATTTGTCGCCTAAAAATGCTTTAACTCAGCCTAAGAAGTTTTTGAGTGGCTCTTTACAACCTGATAATGCTGCCAAGAAGGCTGCCGATGGGGACAG GGATTATCTACAAACAAAATATCCTTCTGAGCGGAATCACAGTGGTCCATTGCTATATCGGCAAAGGAGAGATGTCAACAACTTTCCATCGG TTGATGACACATCAGAAGGAGCAATTGTCCAGCGTAGGGGGAGGTTTAAGGTCACATCAGCAGATCCCAGTTCAATG GGTCTTTCAAACAACACTTCTGGCCCAGTTGCTGGAAGTCCTGCTCCTAGTAGTCCCCCAAATCAGAACTCAATGAGCACTTCTATTCTCCCATCACTGCAGTGCATCTTACAACAGAACGGCTTACAGAGG GaagaaattattaaattgaTAAAGTATGCAGAGCAATCTTATG GTAAGAGTACAGAATCAATAGATGCAGGATCAGTTGATGTTCTGCAG GCACCTCCTGCGACACCTAGAGAGAAAGAGCTGCATTTGCAGGTGATTCAACTCCAACAGAG TATTGGGGGCCTTGTCGAGGAACTGCAGagacaaaagatgaaaaatgttCAG TTAGAGAGACAGTTGAGCAGTATTGTCAACAAAGCTGAAAAGTGA
- the LOC123906583 gene encoding uncharacterized protein LOC123906583 yields MEEVDQDRLSSLPKIILHCILSKLPEKDAATTSVLSKAWLDTWYTFPNLCFSTSRFIKMSPVQGMEDSEKMRKMMLGFCDYVKRSILRFHDQSLVIKEFKLQVDYFGLDYISKEDVAIWIKLACECGVESLILYNCKMIERIDISSVRLKVLMLSNCYNLKEVNIDAPNLFFFGQGDAPNLLTCRYKGASVSEPTISFLRNSSRLRVIIRINVDYRDLCNLGKFMQNIKPNNVLTSLYLSISISSNMGGALDPVALYISSPPPSIKQLNILNVPTNKYLFPSVVNILHSSCCPTTITLRVINPADKEFIEFFYEMLMRIKEDKCCCRFYDTKCCWQHLKDVKFARRFMKMDKNVDFKTILKSLTTYESIIFWLEF; encoded by the exons ATGGAGGAGGTTGATCAAGATAGATTATCGAGTCTACCAAAAATAATTCTCCATTGCATTCTGTCAAAGTTGCCAGAGAAAGATGCTGCTACAACGAGTGTTTTGTCCAAGGCTTGGTTAGACACATGGTATACTTTTCCTAATTTGTGTTTCTCTACAAGTAGATTCATAAAAATGTCTCCGGTACAAGGAATGGAAGATAGtgaaaagatgagaaagatgaTGTTAGGATTTTGTGATTATGTGAAAAGGAGTATCCTAAGGTTTCATGACCAAAGCTTGGTTATCAAAGAATTTAAGCTCCAGGTGGATTATTTTGGACTTGACTACATTTCAAAAGAAGATGTTGCTATTTGGATTAAATTGGCTTGTGAATGTGGTGTTGAGAGTTTGATATTATACAATTGCAAAATGATCGAGAGGATTGATATTTCAAGTGTTCGACTTAAAGTGTTGATGTTATCAAATTGTTATAACTTGAAGGAGGTTAATATTGATGCtccaaatctttttttttttggtcagggtGATGCTCCAAATCTATTGACATGTAGATATAAAGGTGCTAGTGTTTCAGAACCTACCATATCTTTTTTGAGAAATTCTAGTCGACTAAGAGTCATTATTCGGATAAACGTTGATTATAGGGATCTTTGTAACTTGGGGAAATTCATGCAAAACATCAAACCTAACAATGTTTTGACATCACTATATCTGTCTATCAGTATTTCGTCAAATATG GGTGGTGCATTGGACCCGGTTGCCTTATACATTTCATCCCCTCCACCAAGTATCAAACAATTGAATATACTCAATGTTCCtacaaataaatatttgttcCCATCTGTTGTAAACATCTTACATTCAAGCTGTTGTCCAACAACTATTACTTTGAGAGTCATCAATCCGGCCGACAAAGAATTCATTGAG TTTTTCTATGAGATGTTAATGAGAATAAAAGAGGACAAATGCTGTTGCAGATTTTATGATACTAAGTGTTGCTGGCAACACTTGAAGGATGTGAAATTCGCAAGAAGGTTTATGAAGATGGataaaaatgttgattttaagACCATTTTAAAATCGTTGACCACTTATGAAAGTATTATCTTTTGGCTAGaattttaa